A genomic stretch from Flavobacterium sp. KS-LB2 includes:
- a CDS encoding Sec-independent protein translocase subunit TatA/TatB: MFGIGGGELIFIMFIVLMLFGSDKVPEIARTMGKAMAQLKNATNDIKSEIQKGAEANGFDAQTLTDFRGSITSEINKAKENLLGDTSQMSDITGSITSEINKVKDGIVGDTTTQIETTKEVIEEVTGPIKRQM; this comes from the coding sequence ATGTTTGGCATAGGAGGAGGCGAATTAATTTTCATCATGTTTATCGTACTGATGCTTTTTGGATCGGATAAAGTACCAGAAATAGCCCGCACCATGGGTAAAGCAATGGCACAATTAAAAAATGCCACGAATGACATAAAAAGTGAAATTCAAAAAGGCGCAGAAGCAAATGGATTTGATGCACAGACACTAACCGATTTTAGAGGAAGTATTACATCAGAAATCAATAAAGCTAAGGAAAACCTATTGGGAGATACCTCTCAAATGAGCGACATAACTGGAAGCATTACTTCAGAAATTAATAAAGTTAAAGACGGTATAGTTGGCGACACAACCACTCAAATAGAAACTACTAAAGAAGTAATAGAAGAAGTTACAGGACCTATAAAACGTCAGATGTAA
- a CDS encoding phosphatase PAP2 family protein — translation MLDKLLSLDVKLFVFLNGLGSETYDGLWLFITKQSNWIPLFLLLLYVIYKKLGAKQTLYLLLFVAVLVTITDQTTNLFKNGFQRLRPCNNPEINSFIRIVQVRNSFSFFSGHAANSMAVATFLFFNFKDKIKFFGFLFLWPLIFAYSRIYLGLHYPLDILTGYFVGFTSGFLMYKVYKMAQQKYFPLKLKD, via the coding sequence ATGCTGGATAAATTACTGTCTTTAGATGTAAAATTGTTTGTATTTTTGAATGGACTAGGATCGGAAACCTATGACGGTCTATGGTTGTTTATTACCAAACAAAGCAACTGGATTCCGCTTTTTTTGCTCCTTTTGTATGTTATTTATAAAAAACTTGGCGCTAAGCAAACCTTGTATTTGTTGCTTTTTGTAGCGGTCTTGGTTACAATTACAGATCAAACAACAAACTTATTCAAAAATGGATTTCAAAGGTTACGCCCTTGTAATAATCCCGAAATAAATTCCTTTATACGTATCGTTCAAGTCAGAAACTCCTTTAGTTTTTTCTCTGGACACGCAGCAAATTCAATGGCAGTAGCTACATTTTTGTTTTTTAATTTTAAGGATAAAATCAAATTTTTCGGTTTCCTGTTTCTTTGGCCACTAATCTTTGCTTACAGTAGAATTTATCTTGGATTGCATTACCCATTAGACATACTGACAGGTTATTTCGTTGGATTTACCTCGGGTTTTTTGATGTATAAAGTATACAAAATGGCCCAACAAAAGTATTTTCCGTTAAAGTTAAAGGACTAG
- a CDS encoding O-methyltransferase, translated as MHFISQDLEDYIEQHSQKEPALLAALNKETYQKILLPRMLSGHFQGRVLSMLSKLIRPVNILEIGTYTGYSALCLCEGIQENGQLHTIDIKEELVDFQRKHFDKSPWGKQIVQHLGEAVAIIPTLDMKFDLVFIDADKENYLNYFELILPKMNKGGIILSDNVLWSGKVLEPLNPKDLSTKILLEYNQLLANDPRIETVLLPIRDGLTVSRVL; from the coding sequence ATGCATTTCATTTCTCAAGATTTAGAAGATTATATCGAACAACATTCTCAAAAAGAACCTGCTTTACTCGCTGCGTTAAATAAAGAAACCTACCAAAAAATTCTGCTGCCTCGAATGTTGAGCGGACATTTTCAAGGGCGGGTTTTGAGTATGTTATCTAAATTGATTCGACCAGTAAACATCCTTGAAATTGGCACTTACACAGGCTATTCGGCATTGTGTTTGTGCGAAGGCATTCAGGAGAACGGACAATTGCACACGATTGACATCAAAGAAGAATTAGTTGATTTTCAACGAAAACATTTTGACAAATCTCCTTGGGGAAAGCAAATTGTACAACATTTAGGAGAAGCAGTTGCTATTATCCCCACGCTTGACATGAAATTTGATTTGGTTTTTATCGATGCCGACAAGGAAAATTACCTCAACTATTTTGAATTAATCCTGCCAAAAATGAATAAGGGTGGTATCATATTATCCGATAATGTGCTGTGGAGCGGTAAAGTATTAGAACCACTGAATCCTAAAGATTTGAGCACAAAAATATTGTTGGAATATAATCAATTGCTGGCAAATGATCCTAGGATAGAAACCGTTTTATTGCCTATACGCGATGGTTTAACGGTGAGTAGAGTCTTGTAA
- the rlmN gene encoding 23S rRNA (adenine(2503)-C(2))-methyltransferase RlmN, which produces MEIEKKDIRSLSKEQLRDFFVANSDKAFRGNQVYEWLWSKGAHSFEDMTNVSKATRTMLETHFVINHIKVDTMQRSEDGTVKNAVRLHDGLVVESVLIPTNTRTTACVSSQVGCSLDCNFCATARLKRMRNLEPAEIYDQVIAIDKESRLYYNHPLSNIVFMGMGEPLMNYNNVLKAIEMITSPEGLGMSPKRIMVSTSGVPKMIKKLADDDVKFKLAVSLHSAIDEIRSRIMPFSANFPLADLRESLEYWYRKTKSKISYEYVVWKDINDNKASIDALVKFCKYVPCKVNLIEYNPIDDGEFQQASEESINAYIKALEASGIVVKVRRSRGKDIDAACGQLANKEA; this is translated from the coding sequence ATGGAAATCGAGAAAAAAGACATACGATCCTTATCAAAAGAACAATTACGTGATTTTTTCGTCGCTAATAGTGACAAAGCCTTTCGTGGGAATCAAGTGTATGAGTGGCTGTGGAGCAAAGGAGCACATAGTTTTGAGGATATGACCAATGTTTCTAAGGCAACACGTACAATGCTTGAAACGCATTTTGTTATCAATCACATCAAAGTAGATACGATGCAGCGCAGTGAAGACGGAACCGTGAAAAATGCGGTACGTTTGCATGATGGTTTGGTAGTAGAATCGGTTTTGATACCTACAAATACACGAACAACAGCTTGCGTATCGAGTCAAGTAGGCTGTAGTTTGGATTGTAATTTTTGCGCTACAGCACGATTAAAAAGAATGCGTAATCTGGAACCGGCTGAAATCTATGATCAGGTAATTGCCATTGATAAAGAAAGCCGTTTGTATTACAATCATCCGTTATCGAATATTGTTTTCATGGGAATGGGCGAACCGCTTATGAACTATAATAATGTGTTGAAAGCAATCGAAATGATTACGTCTCCTGAAGGTTTAGGTATGTCACCTAAACGTATTATGGTTTCGACTTCGGGAGTTCCTAAAATGATAAAAAAACTCGCTGATGATGATGTGAAATTCAAATTAGCCGTTTCGCTACACTCTGCAATAGATGAAATTCGTTCTAGAATTATGCCGTTTAGTGCTAATTTTCCTTTGGCAGATTTACGCGAATCATTAGAATATTGGTACCGAAAAACCAAAAGTAAAATTTCCTACGAATATGTCGTTTGGAAAGATATAAATGATAACAAAGCTTCCATAGATGCTTTGGTGAAGTTCTGTAAATACGTTCCTTGCAAAGTAAATCTTATCGAATATAATCCAATTGATGACGGTGAATTTCAACAAGCTTCTGAAGAATCAATTAATGCGTACATAAAGGCACTTGAAGCTAGCGGAATTGTGGTAAAAGTGAGAAGAAGCCGAGGAAAAGATATTGACGCTGCTTGTGGGCAATTGGCAAACAAAGAAGCGTAA
- a CDS encoding polyprenyl synthetase family protein, translating to MNITSQIKQPIFNEMELFEKKFYESMSSQVALLNRITYYIVNRKGKQMRPMFVFLTAKMVSAGIVNERTYRGACVIELIHTATLVHDDVVDDSNRRRGFFSLNALWKNKIAVLVGDYLLSKGLLLSIDNGDFDLLRIISVAVREMSEGELLQIEKARRLDITEDIYYEIIRKKTATLIAACCALGARSVIEDEVQVENMRKFGELIGMAFQIKDDLFDYTDEAIGKPTGIDIKEQKMTLPLIHVLNTCTSKEKTWLINSIKNHNKDKKRVKEVIAFVKNNNGLLYAEQKMVEFQQEALLLLDNYSDSEFKDALILMVNYVIERKK from the coding sequence ATGAATATTACTTCACAAATAAAACAGCCGATTTTCAATGAAATGGAACTTTTTGAAAAAAAGTTCTATGAATCGATGAGTTCGCAAGTGGCTTTGTTGAACAGAATCACGTACTATATTGTAAATAGGAAAGGAAAGCAAATGCGACCTATGTTTGTTTTTCTGACAGCCAAAATGGTTTCGGCAGGAATTGTTAATGAACGAACCTATCGTGGTGCTTGTGTTATTGAATTGATTCATACTGCGACATTAGTTCATGATGATGTAGTGGATGACAGTAATCGCAGAAGAGGTTTTTTTTCGTTGAATGCACTTTGGAAAAATAAAATTGCGGTACTTGTGGGTGATTATTTATTGTCCAAAGGATTGTTACTTTCTATAGATAATGGAGATTTCGATTTGCTACGAATTATTTCTGTCGCTGTACGCGAAATGAGTGAAGGCGAATTACTTCAAATTGAAAAAGCCCGAAGACTTGACATCACAGAAGATATTTACTATGAAATCATCCGAAAAAAGACAGCGACACTTATTGCTGCCTGTTGCGCTCTTGGTGCAAGATCCGTTATTGAAGATGAAGTTCAGGTAGAAAATATGCGAAAATTTGGAGAACTTATCGGGATGGCTTTTCAGATAAAAGATGATTTATTCGATTATACCGATGAAGCCATTGGGAAACCTACCGGAATTGACATCAAAGAACAAAAAATGACGCTGCCTCTTATTCATGTTTTGAATACGTGTACTTCCAAAGAGAAAACATGGCTGATCAATTCTATTAAAAACCATAATAAAGATAAAAAACGCGTCAAAGAAGTTATTGCTTTTGTAAAAAACAATAATGGATTGCTTTATGCAGAACAAAAAATGGTAGAATTCCAGCAAGAAGCCCTTTTGCTTTTAGATAATTATTCGGATTCTGAGTTTAAAGACGCGCTGATTTTGATGGTGAATTATGTGATTGAAAGAAAAAAATAA
- a CDS encoding RNA polymerase sigma factor, whose protein sequence is MKVINLYQEENELIELAVENNRQAQQKIYTQFSPKMLSVCRQYIKDIHQAEDIMITAFMKVFTNLKNFQHKGSFEGWIRRIMVNECISFIRVEKKLKYSEDETYFEESFNNIESQFSIADIQFLIDSLPDGYKMVFNLYAIEGFKHQEIASMLGITEGTSKSQLSHARKMLQGQINKLKNYSNGTE, encoded by the coding sequence TTGAAAGTAATCAACTTATATCAGGAGGAAAATGAATTAATCGAGTTAGCTGTCGAGAATAATCGGCAGGCACAACAGAAAATTTATACCCAGTTTTCTCCAAAAATGTTAAGTGTTTGCCGCCAATACATAAAAGACATTCATCAGGCCGAAGATATCATGATTACTGCTTTTATGAAAGTGTTTACGAATCTGAAGAATTTTCAGCACAAAGGAAGTTTTGAAGGTTGGATTAGAAGGATCATGGTTAATGAATGTATTTCTTTTATCCGAGTGGAGAAAAAGCTAAAATATAGTGAAGATGAAACCTATTTTGAAGAAAGCTTCAATAACATTGAAAGCCAATTTTCAATAGCTGATATTCAATTTTTGATAGACAGTTTGCCGGATGGGTATAAAATGGTTTTTAATCTATATGCAATTGAAGGATTCAAACATCAAGAAATTGCCAGTATGTTAGGGATTACTGAAGGAACATCAAAGTCACAATTGTCACATGCCAGAAAAATGCTTCAAGGACAGATTAACAAGTTAAAAAATTACAGTAATGGAACCGAATAA
- the dnaG gene encoding DNA primase, translating into MISKATVDTVFETARVEEVIGDFVHLKRAGSNFKGLSPFSEERSPSFMVSPAKGIWKDFSSGKGGNSVAFLMEHEKFTYPEAIRYLAKKYNIEIEETEQTDEEKANTDVRESMYLVSEFAKTYFHNTLLNSEEGKAIGYSYFKERGFTNETIKKFGLGYSPEAWDAFTKEALGKGYKLEFLESTGLTIPRDDRPFDRFKGRVMFPIQSMSGRVLGFGGRILTNDKKAAKYLNSPESELYHKSKVLYGIFQAKQSIAKLNNCYLVEGYTDVIQFNQSGIENVVASSGTALTPDQIRLINRLTKNITVLFDGDAAGLRASIRGIDLILEEGMNVKVCTFPDGEDPDSFAKKTSYDDLVLYLENNAKDFIQFKASLLMNEAKNDPIKKADLIRDMVVSISKIPDRIQREIYIQECSRIMDISEQVLVSTLAQLVQKDIVEVGKKQKQEQKAFEVVKNENPVDAEKVDILYRLERKIIEILLLYGNKNEEFEDTFLRTNTEGEIETVVEKREYKVYQRIYLSLQEDEVELANPLFRDIFNNLINYYHQNESFSLEQYLMHLQVEFAQEVTDILMEDERVILHNWEGQNIFPKSKNDTISQNVSETILTLRWYLVGKIIEELKSSLSSEVDSDNTEPLSMVMDYNILIHSFSKKLGRVMSRY; encoded by the coding sequence TTGATTTCAAAAGCCACTGTAGATACTGTTTTCGAAACTGCTCGTGTAGAGGAGGTTATTGGCGATTTTGTACATTTGAAACGTGCGGGAAGTAACTTCAAGGGACTGAGTCCCTTTTCTGAAGAGCGTTCTCCGTCGTTTATGGTTTCTCCTGCCAAAGGGATTTGGAAAGATTTTAGTTCTGGTAAAGGAGGAAACTCTGTGGCTTTTTTAATGGAACATGAAAAATTTACGTATCCGGAAGCCATTCGCTATTTGGCTAAAAAATACAATATAGAAATTGAAGAAACGGAGCAGACGGATGAAGAGAAAGCCAATACAGATGTTCGAGAAAGTATGTATTTGGTTTCAGAATTTGCAAAAACGTATTTCCATAACACACTTTTGAATTCTGAAGAAGGGAAAGCAATTGGCTATTCTTATTTTAAAGAACGTGGCTTTACAAATGAAACCATTAAGAAATTTGGATTAGGTTATTCCCCAGAAGCTTGGGATGCTTTTACTAAAGAAGCATTAGGAAAAGGATATAAATTAGAATTCCTAGAAAGTACAGGACTTACAATTCCTCGCGATGACAGACCTTTCGATAGGTTCAAAGGACGTGTGATGTTCCCAATACAAAGTATGTCAGGAAGAGTGCTTGGTTTTGGAGGTCGTATTCTTACTAATGATAAAAAAGCAGCAAAATACCTGAATTCACCAGAGAGTGAATTGTACCATAAAAGCAAAGTTCTTTATGGAATTTTTCAGGCCAAACAGTCAATAGCGAAATTAAATAATTGCTACTTAGTAGAAGGATATACGGATGTAATTCAGTTCAACCAATCTGGAATTGAGAATGTAGTGGCTTCTTCAGGAACTGCATTAACACCAGACCAAATCCGATTAATAAATAGGTTAACAAAGAATATTACAGTGCTTTTTGATGGTGATGCGGCTGGTTTGCGTGCTTCCATTCGAGGAATTGATTTGATTCTTGAAGAAGGAATGAATGTAAAAGTATGCACATTTCCTGACGGAGAAGACCCAGACAGTTTTGCCAAAAAAACGTCTTACGATGATTTGGTTTTATATCTAGAAAATAATGCCAAGGATTTTATTCAGTTCAAAGCATCGCTTTTGATGAATGAAGCCAAAAATGATCCAATAAAAAAAGCAGATTTGATTCGGGATATGGTAGTCAGTATTTCTAAAATTCCGGATAGAATTCAACGCGAAATTTATATCCAAGAATGTTCTAGAATTATGGATATCTCGGAGCAAGTTTTGGTGAGTACGTTAGCACAATTAGTACAAAAAGACATTGTAGAAGTTGGCAAAAAGCAAAAACAAGAGCAAAAAGCTTTTGAAGTTGTAAAAAATGAAAATCCTGTTGATGCGGAGAAGGTAGATATTTTATATCGTTTGGAAAGAAAAATTATTGAGATTCTATTGTTGTATGGAAACAAGAATGAAGAATTTGAAGATACATTTTTGAGAACAAATACTGAAGGTGAGATTGAAACTGTCGTTGAAAAAAGAGAGTATAAAGTATATCAAAGAATTTATTTGAGTTTGCAAGAGGATGAAGTTGAACTGGCAAATCCATTGTTTCGAGACATATTTAATAACTTGATCAACTATTATCATCAGAATGAGAGTTTTAGTTTAGAACAATATCTCATGCACTTACAAGTTGAATTTGCACAAGAAGTTACAGATATTTTGATGGAAGATGAACGAGTTATTTTGCACAATTGGGAGGGGCAAAATATTTTTCCAAAATCTAAAAACGATACAATTAGTCAAAATGTATCTGAAACTATTTTAACACTAAGATGGTATTTGGTAGGTAAAATAATTGAAGAATTAAAAAGCTCTCTATCATCCGAAGTTGATTCAGATAATACAGAGCCTTTATCTATGGTTATGGATTATAATATATTGATCCATTCCTTTTCAAAAAAATTAGGGAGAGTTATGTCGCGGTACTAA
- a CDS encoding response regulator transcription factor has protein sequence MIKVCIADNYPVVHFGVKSYFKDNADISIVANVGNFLMVRDILLTKEIDVLVLDLELEGLSSIFEVKAVLKNFPKTKIIIFSGLSEQIYAPNAIKAGVSGFIHKKEKLETLGISIIKVHQGKIIINETVKKNLALIAKQSKSERLYRKLSNREVEVLRYLSDGKKNHEIADILKLNEKTISTYKLRLLTKLNVTNLVDLVNKAKTLEIV, from the coding sequence ATGATTAAAGTATGTATAGCCGATAATTATCCTGTTGTGCATTTTGGAGTAAAATCTTACTTTAAAGATAATGCAGACATATCAATAGTTGCCAATGTTGGTAATTTTTTGATGGTACGGGATATACTTTTAACTAAAGAGATTGATGTGCTCGTTTTAGATTTGGAGCTGGAGGGTCTTTCCAGTATTTTTGAGGTCAAAGCAGTCTTGAAAAATTTTCCAAAAACTAAAATTATCATCTTCAGTGGTCTTTCAGAACAAATCTATGCACCCAACGCTATTAAAGCAGGAGTGTCAGGATTCATCCACAAAAAGGAAAAACTAGAAACTTTAGGAATTTCAATTATCAAAGTCCACCAAGGCAAGATAATTATTAATGAAACCGTAAAGAAAAATCTAGCATTAATTGCAAAACAAAGTAAGAGCGAGCGATTGTATCGTAAGCTTTCTAATCGTGAAGTAGAAGTTTTGCGCTATCTAAGTGATGGAAAGAAAAATCATGAAATAGCTGATATTCTAAAACTAAACGAAAAAACAATTAGTACATACAAGTTACGATTACTTACAAAACTAAATGTTACTAATTTAGTAGACTTGGTAAACAAAGCAAAAACTTTAGAGATCGTTTAG
- the nadE gene encoding NAD(+) synthase: protein MTKKSTFQVEKVNAHIVNWLKTYAENAKVNGFVIGISGGVDSAVTSTLCAQTGLKTLCVEMPIHQAQSHVTRGREHIEQLKNRFPNVSSIEADLTSVFETFKTVVPDVSDTATLHLSLANTRARLRMTTLYYFAGIHCLLVAGTGNKVEDFGVGFYTKYGDGGVDLSPIADLMKSEVFLLGHYLKVPDSILNASPTDGLFGDDRTDEDQLGASYDELEWAMYQDEAGQSSDAFSGREKTVFDIYKRLNTINQHKMTAIPVCFIPKE, encoded by the coding sequence ATGACTAAAAAAAGCACATTCCAAGTTGAAAAAGTGAATGCCCATATTGTAAATTGGTTAAAAACATACGCAGAGAATGCAAAAGTAAATGGTTTTGTAATTGGAATTTCCGGAGGAGTTGATTCGGCTGTTACCTCTACATTATGTGCACAAACAGGATTAAAAACTTTATGTGTCGAAATGCCTATTCACCAAGCCCAAAGTCATGTAACTCGTGGAAGGGAGCATATTGAACAATTAAAAAATAGATTCCCAAATGTATCTAGTATTGAAGCAGATTTGACTTCTGTTTTTGAAACCTTCAAAACTGTTGTCCCAGATGTTTCAGACACGGCTACACTTCATTTATCACTTGCCAACACCAGAGCAAGATTGAGAATGACTACACTTTACTACTTTGCTGGAATTCATTGTTTACTAGTCGCTGGAACAGGAAACAAGGTGGAAGATTTTGGAGTAGGTTTTTATACAAAATATGGTGATGGGGGAGTAGATTTGAGTCCAATTGCTGATTTAATGAAATCCGAAGTATTTCTTTTAGGGCATTATTTAAAAGTTCCTGATTCCATTTTAAATGCATCTCCTACAGATGGACTATTTGGTGATGATAGAACCGATGAAGATCAACTGGGAGCAAGTTATGACGAATTAGAATGGGCGATGTACCAAGACGAAGCGGGACAATCTTCGGATGCTTTTTCTGGAAGAGAAAAAACCGTTTTCGACATTTACAAGCGATTAAACACTATTAATCAACATAAAATGACCGCAATTCCTGTTTGTTTTATCCCAAAAGAATAA
- the gldB gene encoding gliding motility lipoprotein GldB — MKKYLFLVVFCLFILSCDKKNKVESAVAVIPLEVKVERFDKIFFETPPKDLEKVKKQFPFFFPPGNDNSIWLNKMQDPLWRELYTEVQKKYKDFEPVKVELETLFKHIKYYFPKTKTPKVITIIAEMDYKNKAIYADSLVVISLELYLGKNHKFYQFPDYLKQNFEERQIAPDVVSSFAAQKIPPVLDKDLLSQMIYYGKQLYLKDLLLPDYTDAEKMGYSPEQIAWCQENESYMWRYFIEKEMLYSNDQKLVSRFINPAPFSKFYLEIDNESPGQVGAWIGWQMVRSYMKNNDVPLVDLLKTNAKEIFVKSKYKPKK; from the coding sequence ATGAAAAAATATCTGTTTCTTGTAGTCTTTTGTCTCTTTATTTTGTCTTGTGATAAGAAAAATAAAGTCGAAAGTGCTGTAGCAGTAATTCCTTTAGAAGTAAAAGTGGAGCGCTTTGATAAAATATTTTTTGAAACTCCGCCAAAGGATTTAGAAAAAGTAAAAAAACAATTTCCGTTTTTTTTTCCTCCAGGAAATGACAATAGTATTTGGCTAAATAAAATGCAAGATCCTTTATGGAGAGAGTTGTATACAGAAGTCCAAAAAAAATATAAAGATTTTGAACCCGTAAAGGTAGAGTTAGAAACGCTTTTTAAACACATTAAATATTATTTTCCTAAAACAAAAACACCAAAAGTAATTACTATAATCGCTGAAATGGATTATAAAAATAAAGCTATTTATGCAGATAGTTTGGTTGTTATCTCACTTGAATTGTATTTAGGTAAAAATCATAAATTTTATCAGTTTCCAGATTATTTGAAACAAAATTTTGAAGAAAGGCAAATTGCTCCAGATGTAGTTTCGAGTTTTGCAGCCCAAAAAATCCCACCTGTTTTAGATAAAGATTTGTTAAGCCAGATGATTTATTATGGTAAACAATTGTATCTAAAAGACTTGCTTTTGCCGGACTACACTGATGCCGAAAAAATGGGGTATTCTCCAGAGCAAATTGCATGGTGCCAAGAAAATGAAAGCTATATGTGGCGTTATTTCATTGAAAAAGAAATGCTTTACAGTAATGATCAAAAGTTAGTTTCCCGGTTTATAAATCCGGCGCCATTTTCTAAATTTTATTTGGAAATTGATAATGAATCACCAGGGCAAGTTGGTGCCTGGATAGGATGGCAAATGGTGCGCTCTTATATGAAAAATAATGATGTGCCTTTGGTAGATTTATTAAAAACCAATGCGAAAGAAATATTTGTTAAATCAAAATACAAACCCAAAAAGTAA
- the gldC gene encoding gliding motility protein GldC: MSNKNTSEIKFLIELDENRVPEKLMWSAKDGGVEQEEAKAIMLSIWDSKAKESMRIDLWTKDMPVDEMKIFFHQTLVAMSETFKRATDDEKMADTMKDFCDYFAEKLELTK; encoded by the coding sequence ATGTCGAATAAAAATACATCAGAAATTAAGTTTCTAATTGAATTAGATGAAAATCGTGTTCCAGAAAAATTAATGTGGTCTGCCAAAGACGGTGGAGTAGAGCAAGAAGAGGCTAAAGCGATTATGTTGTCTATCTGGGATAGTAAGGCAAAAGAAAGTATGCGAATTGATTTGTGGACAAAAGACATGCCGGTTGATGAAATGAAAATTTTCTTCCACCAGACTTTAGTGGCGATGTCTGAAACATTTAAGCGTGCTACTGATGACGAAAAAATGGCAGATACTATGAAAGATTTCTGTGATTATTTTGCCGAGAAATTGGAGTTAACAAAATAG
- the yihA gene encoding ribosome biogenesis GTP-binding protein YihA/YsxC, protein MKINTAEFVISNSDVTKCPKDFMPEYAFIGRSNVGKSSLINMLTNHKKLAKTSGRPGKTQLINHFLINNNWFLVDLPGYGYAKVSKKTKSIFQEFITDYFETREQLVCAFVLIDIRHEAQTIDIEFMSYMGESEIPFCIIFTKADKISKVKIDSHIAAYKKQMFANNWAEMPHYFVTSATESTGKEELLSYIDEVNQEVFKNNNQF, encoded by the coding sequence ATGAAAATTAATACTGCCGAATTTGTTATCAGCAACTCTGATGTAACGAAATGTCCTAAGGACTTTATGCCAGAATATGCTTTTATAGGCCGATCAAATGTTGGAAAATCTTCCTTAATCAACATGTTAACGAATCATAAAAAGTTAGCTAAAACATCAGGAAGACCAGGAAAAACGCAACTAATTAATCATTTTTTGATTAACAACAATTGGTTTCTTGTAGATTTACCAGGTTATGGTTATGCTAAAGTATCCAAGAAAACAAAATCAATTTTTCAAGAATTTATTACTGATTATTTTGAAACCAGAGAACAATTAGTTTGTGCATTTGTTCTGATCGATATTCGTCATGAAGCTCAAACCATCGATATTGAATTCATGTCCTACATGGGCGAAAGTGAAATTCCTTTTTGTATCATTTTCACTAAAGCAGACAAAATTAGCAAAGTAAAAATCGATTCACATATTGCTGCGTATAAAAAACAAATGTTTGCAAACAATTGGGCCGAAATGCCTCATTATTTTGTGACTTCAGCAACAGAATCAACAGGAAAAGAAGAATTATTGAGTTATATTGATGAAGTAAATCAAGAGGTTTTTAAAAATAATAATCAGTTTTAA
- a CDS encoding alpha/beta fold hydrolase, which yields MEKHYKKEGRYSYYEAGEGTPIVILHGLMGGLSNFDAVASYFSTKGYKIIIPDLPIYTQNILKTNVKSFAKYVKDFITFKGLERVILLGNSLGGHIALYHTKMYPEKVAGLVITGSSGLYESAMGDSYPKRGDYEYIKKKAEDVFYDPKVATKELIDEVYESVNDRIKLIKTLTIAKSAIRHNMAKDLPKMHVQTCIIWGKNDKVTPPDVAEEFNKLLPNSTLYWIDKCGHAAMMEHPDEFNRLLEDWLTHTHLSVH from the coding sequence ATGGAAAAACACTATAAAAAAGAAGGTAGATATAGCTATTATGAAGCTGGCGAAGGAACTCCAATTGTCATCTTACACGGGCTTATGGGTGGACTTAGCAACTTTGACGCTGTTGCAAGTTACTTTTCTACAAAAGGATATAAAATAATCATTCCAGATTTACCTATATACACTCAAAACATTTTAAAAACGAATGTAAAAAGTTTTGCAAAATACGTTAAAGATTTCATCACATTCAAAGGACTCGAAAGAGTCATACTTTTAGGAAATTCATTAGGCGGGCATATCGCTTTGTACCATACAAAAATGTACCCCGAAAAAGTTGCCGGACTTGTAATAACAGGTAGTTCTGGACTTTACGAAAGCGCAATGGGCGATAGTTATCCAAAAAGAGGTGATTACGAATACATCAAGAAAAAAGCTGAAGATGTATTTTATGACCCAAAAGTAGCTACTAAAGAATTGATCGATGAAGTGTATGAATCTGTAAATGACAGAATCAAATTGATTAAAACATTGACCATTGCCAAAAGCGCAATTCGTCATAATATGGCAAAAGATTTACCTAAAATGCATGTACAAACGTGTATAATTTGGGGTAAAAACGACAAAGTAACACCACCAGATGTAGCGGAAGAATTCAATAAATTATTACCCAATTCCACTTTGTACTGGATAGACAAATGTGGCCATGCCGCGATGATGGAGCACCCAGATGAATTTAATCGTCTTTTAGAAGACTGGTTAACGCATACGCATTTATCCGTACACTAA